A DNA window from Loxodonta africana isolate mLoxAfr1 chromosome 7, mLoxAfr1.hap2, whole genome shotgun sequence contains the following coding sequences:
- the LOC135231791 gene encoding olfactory receptor 5G9-like, whose amino-acid sequence MANENYTRVTEFLFTGLNYDPQLQVFLFLLFLSFYIISVTGNLSMIVLIRIDSHLHTPMYFFLSHLSFVDMCFSSVVSPKMLTDFFMRRKAITFLGCALQQWFFGLFVAAECFLLASMAYDRYVAICNPLLYAVAMSQRLCVQLVVGPYVIGFMNTMTHTTNAFRLPFCGPNVINHFFCDMFPLLSLVCADTKLNKLVVFILAGVVGVLSGLTILVSYIYILTAILRIRSVDGRHKAFSTCSSHLTAVSILYGTLFFIYVRPSASFSLDLNKVVSVFYTAVIPMLNPFIYSLRNKEVKDAIHRTTAKRKFCRA is encoded by the coding sequence ATGGCCAATGAAAACTACACGAGGGTCACAGAGTTCCTTTTCACAGGCTTGAATTATGACCCCCAGTTGCAGGTCTTCCTCTTCCTGCTCTTTCTGAGTTTCTACATCATCAGTGTCACTGGGAACTTGAGTATGATTGTTCTGATACGAATTGATTCCCAcctccacacacccatgtactttttcctcagccatCTCTCCTTTGTAGACATGTGCTTCTCCTCAGTAGTTAGCCCCAAGATGCTGACTGATTTTTTCATGAGAAGAAAAGCCATAACTTTCTTGGGCTGTGCATTGCAGCAGTGGTTTTTTGGACTCTTtgtggcagctgagtgctttctcTTGGCATCCATGGCCTATGATCGTTATGTCGCCATCTGCAACCCATTATTATATGCAGTTGCCATGTCCCAGAGACTCTGTGTCCAGCTGGTGGTTGGTCCCTATGTTATTGGGTTCATGAACACTATGACTCATACAACAAATGCATTTCGTCTCCCTTTTTGTGGCCCCAATGTCATCAATCATTTCTTCTGTGATATGTTCCCCTTGCTGTCCCTTGTATGTGCTGACACCAAGCTCAATAAGTTGGTAGTTTTCATCCTGGCTGGAGTGGTGGGTGTCCTCAGTGGTTTGACTATACTGGTTTCCTACATTTATATCCTCACTGCCATCTTGAGGATCCGCTCTGTTGATGGGAGGcacaaagccttctccacctgctctTCTCACCTGACAGCTGTCTCCATCCTGTATGGTactcttttctttatttatgttcgGCCTAGTGCAAGTTTCTCCCTGGATCTCAATAAAGTGGTGTCTGTGTTTTATACTGCAGTGATCCCCATGTTGAACCCATTTATCTATAGCTTAAGGAACAAGGAGGTTAAAGATGCCATCCATAGAACTACTGCTAAGAGGAAGTTTTGCAGGGCTTAA
- the LOC100659980 gene encoding olfactory receptor 9G19-like → MEEKNFTKVKEFILLGFTADSRLQRVLFFIFLIIYVISLLGNITLISLICADSQIHTPMYFFIGNLSFLDLWYSTVYTPKILVTCISEDKIISFAGCLAQFFFSAGLAYSECYLLAAMAYDRYVAISNPLLYSQAMSPRLYTSVVAASYLGGFINSTVVTSETFNLSFCGNNIIDDFFCDLPPLVKLACDVKDSYQAVLYFILATNVITPTMLILASYLFIIAAILKIRTTQGRLKAFSTCGSHLTAVTLYYGFILFIYSRPSTSYALERDKVVSVFYTVVIPMLNPLIYSLRSKDVKDALKKTLDRTKFS, encoded by the coding sequence ATGGAAGAGAAAAATTTCACTAAAGTGAAGGAGTTCATACTTTTAGGGTTCACAGCCGACTCAAGGTTACAAAGGGTACTCTTTTTCATCTTCCTCATCATTTATGTCATCAGTCTCTTAGGGAACATCACCCTGATTTCTCTGATCTGTGCTGATTCACAGatccacacacccatgtatttcTTCATTGGGAATCTGTCATTCCTGGATCTCTGGTATTCCACTGTCTACACCCCGAAGATCCTAGTGACCTGCATCTCTGAGGACAAAATCATCTCCTTTGCTGGCTGCCTGGCTCAGTTCTTCTTCTCTGCTGGACTGGCATATAGTGAGTGCTACCTGTTGGCTGCCATggcttatgaccgctatgtggccatctccaATCCGCTGCTTTACTCCCAAGCTATGTCCCCAAGGTTATATACCAGTGTTGTTGCAGCTTCATACCTTGGTGGCTTTATTAACTCAACAGTCGTCACTAGTGAAACATTTAACCTGAGCTTCTGTGGCAACAATATCATTGAtgatttcttctgtgatcttcccCCACTTGTGAAGTTGGCATGTGATGTGAAGGACAGTTACCAGGCTGTGCTATATTTCATACTTGCCACCAATGTCATTACTCCCACCATGCTCATTCTTGCCTCCTACCTCTTCATCATTGCTGCCATCTTGAAGATTCGTACCACCCAAGGCCGCCTCAAGGCCTTCTCCACTTGTGGCTCTCACCTGACAGCAGTCACCTTGTACTATGGTTTCATTCTCTTCATTTACTCCAGGCCAAGCACTAGCTATGCCCTGGAACGAGATAAAGTGGTGTCAGTGTTCTATACTGTGGTGATTCCAATGTTGAACCCTTTGATCTATAGCTTAAGAAGTAAAGATGTCAAAGATGCCCTGAAGAAAACATTAGATAGAACAAAGTTTTCCTAA